gtgttagtcaatttaaattttggtttagcattttcctacattcttcgagtatgtagttcataagtttctcggctcgtgaatagggtcgacgacttatcgtgactagcatacttggagaatggTAGGGAAATgttgccgaaatttttactaacatactagttttagactgagtatatatgcgatatagatgatagtctctcgaatgggataggaccaactaccttaaaagtacatggtaattaaacacatgtattgtaatagttgaatgatagtgtttatcccatgattgtggttttcttttatagatggataaaagttggatgttgttaggagatagacttggtcgagactataagcaatatgcacaaggAGTGAaatctttcttagaatttgcttgtgggagtgttgatagccgaggatttataagatgcccatgtaagaagtgcaaaaaccttagttcatataatatgatggctgtggaggatcatttattcgtaaatggaattaattctaaatattcacattgggttttacatggagaaccatttCCCAAAGGACttagatttggcagtcatcTCAACCAGATGGATAAATGTAACGAGATTGAcacggaggacataaatgttgatatttctgatgatagttatgataatggaaaagatatgactgaaatattaggagatcttggcgcagacatatttggtgccagggttggagaatgaacatctacccagtcatttgagggaaatgaaaactttggatcattgtgggaggatgcacaacgagaattgtacgaagggtGCACCCATCATagtaagttgtcattcactatcaggttgctccatataaagtttatttgtcgaatttctgcaaaggctatcgatatgctacttgaattatttaaagaggctctgccagaggataacatagtacctcaaaatttttatgaagtgaaGAAATTAaagcgagggttaggatttgattataatatcatccatgcatgtaagaatgattgtgttctcttctggaagcaatatgcagaatgtgaATCATGTCTGGTGTGTCTTGAAAaaagatggacatcagataagcgtaatgtaccccagaaagtgctaagacattttccgcttattcttcgacttcaaagattatttacttcccggatgactgcgaaagatatgacttggcatcacacaaaaagagttcaaaatgatcaatttctcactcatcctgcagatttcttataatggaagaaatttgatgacgagtatccatggtttgctaaagaacctcgcaatgtacgtcttggtttagcaactgatggctttaatccatttggcaacatgagcacttctcatagtacttggcctgtcatagtaatgccttataatttgccaaCATGGAAGTGTATAAGgatcattattttatgatgactctattgattctagggccaaggtcaccaagaaatgaaatagatgtatatttgcagccaatgatggaagagttgaaagagttgtgggaacagggtatcaatacatatgatgtggccgcttcgcgtgaattcaaaatgcatgctgcagtactttggacaataaatgatttttcagcatacgggaacttgtctgggtggagcacaaagggaaaaatggcttgtcctgtttgcaacaaagatacacagtctcagtggttagcGAATGACCGGAAATTATAgacaccgtcgatatctacctcatgatcatagatggcgaaacaatagggtaatgtttgatggaacggttgatcgtaggtcatcaccgctagagtattctggcagtgatattctcactcaattggcagatgtcccagacaacagatttggaaagaatgcaatatgccgaaagaggaaaagacaagcagtggaattgaattagaccaaaaaaagtattttttttaagttgccatactggtctaccttaacactgcgtcacaatctagacgtaatgcacattaaaaaaatatatgtgggaatattttgggtaccctgatgtcaatacaaggaaaaacaaaagatacagtcaactctcgtaaagatttcaaagagttgggaatcagatcagagttgcatttgcaagatactgggtcatcaacttatatgccccttggatggtatacactttcaagtgatgagagaaagaaattctatgattggttcatgacaatcaaattacccgatggttatgcttcgaacatgtcaagatgtgtccgatctcatgattggaagataattGGTCTAAAAAGTCACaactgccatatatttttacagcgattgttgccagttggtgtgcgcaaaaagcttactccagatgttcgtacagctatcatagaattagggcgatttttcagaaatatttgcagtagaatgttgaaagttgatgtcttattaaaaatagaagctggcattgcattgatattgtgtaaattggagagtttgtacctgccttcattctttgatgtaatggttcatttggttgtgcatttccctcgtgaggctttagttgctagccccgttcagtatagatggatgtatcctattgaacggtttttaggaaaacttaagcgatctgtggggaataaggctcgtccggaaggatcgatcgcagagtcatatattcCTTTGATGTTTTTTACGCGTTCAAATGCAGGGATTACATTCACATATTTAAAACCAAATGAAATCATTAGCATATTAACTATTTTAAGGCACGTGATGGacacttttcttaaaatagattcttttgtttgtatttaatttagACATGAATGCGAGAGTTGgtgatgatttaaaaaaaaaaaaacacaaatgttTTAGCAAATaagagatcatatatatattaattatttccaGGTGTTATCatatagattaaaatattttttttatataatatgagataagACCAGGCAGTAGTTCCTCTGAAATCAAAATCAAACTATTTGGTAGATCTAACCTCGatttatttctcatattttatcatttaaatgtGTTTTTGTCTGTTTGTTTCTCTGCTTGTTTGTTTATGTGGggtaatattatatcatatatatcattttcaaaataatcgtCGATCGCAAATTTTAAGATGTAGGTCCTCCTaactaattttttattcctCCTTTTCTCAACGTCTGTATCCACTCTTGATCTCTTCAATATTTGATTTCAACATTCTTTTGTATCGGTGATCATACGATGAGTCTCGTACACcacatatttgatatttttattttttaaattcttttttaaatttttttagatttattttttaaaattaatttaatttttttattgattattcatatactaaatatttaataaaaaattaaaaaattttaaaaatagatgatATGTAGTATATTGAATGatagatttatatttaaaattatatatatatttatatgcggGTGCgcatgcaattttattttttatttttttaattctctttttcACATTAAGTACTGAGCGAGCTGCTTGCTTAACATTAGCAAGAGGTAGACCAATTAATTAAACTCACTATATGAATTAAGAAactcatacatacatacatatatgcatcatAATTGGATGTTGCTAGGTAGCTAGGTAGCATGCATGTGCAGTAGACTattttgaaaacttgaaaattaattaattaattaatggtggTGGGGGATGATTAAGAGTGATGTAGTAATAGTAGTGGAATCAAGGCTAACGACAACCAAGGCATCAACTCATTATAGTcgttaggcaatttttttaaaattttttattcttaatcatGTTTACTTTTTTCCTAATTTGTCGTTATTTTCTGCTCTTGCCAACTGATTTCCCGTATTTTAAGTTCCGATTTCACTCTCAACACACCATCTGTAGTCAGGTTATATACAGAAAGCTAGCTGCTAGCTAGGTGTAATCAATTTTCCATCTCaccatttattttcttgtctTGTCTTGATCATCTTCTAGTCAGCTAGCCAGCACTCGATAATTAAGAAACTTTTACTTTTAATCATCTCAATAATCTTTTGTCAAAATAACCAACAACTTCACTAgtacatcatcatcattattatcGATGTTATAGGAGTAAACAGTGGTTGTGAGAGCTTAAGTCAAACTACTAATTAAATCAACTACCTAACCAAGAGAGAATGAGCCTTTTGTACTGTTAATCTTTGACAATCCATGAGAGAATATTAAAGCAATAGTgcttagattaatatatatatgtatatctttaGGCCCATGTGTTACAATGTCTCTCTCCAGAATAGATTATTTTTTCCCTACCTGAATTGATGCATTCAACAAAGCTAAAAATCCAAGCTGCTGACACAAAAACCTTTTAAATTCCCTCTGATTattcatcatatataatttggTAGATCTAACCTTGatttatttctcatattttatcatttaaacgTGTTTTTGTCTGTTTGTTTCTCTGCTTTTTTGTTTCTGTGGggtaatattatatcatatatatcattttcaaaataatcaaaaaagTAATCTTGAACTTGGAGCAATGTGCATCTACAAGGCTATTGGTTAAGAGTTCTTTGTTTGTTGGGGGAGTCACATACCTCTACTTCCAGTTGCAATCCAAGAACGAGTTCCAACTGAGTTGACTTTAGCTGCAAGAATGATCAGCTAAtttgaatatatgaaatagaGTTGCTGGAAAAATTGTCATCACATCATTCTATACAATAAGGCAGAAAGTTTCAAATTTATCACCTTTAACAGACTTCATTGTTGCACACAATCCGGAATAGCCATTTACAAAGGTTCCATTAGGGTTCAACTCCCACATCTGCTAAGAGTAAATGCATTAGCTTGCAATAAAACCCACAGGTTAATCAAtagttaaaagtatttttttcatCCTGGAAAATGACCTAAATTTCGAGTACATCTTTAGAAAATTCCATGAAATATAaatttggaaggaaaaaaaaaaaaggatacctGGTTCGTCTCCCATCTGCAGGGTGAAAATGCACCTCTCTTGATTTCCTTTGCAGTAAGCCTTTCATTCGAAGAAGCCCCCAGGCAAAAGTCCCTTCTGTCAGTTGATAATAAACGGAGTTTCCCTTGATATTTCTGTTTGTACGTCATCATTTCATCTCTACATCAGcattaaaaatcacaattaaTCTGTAATTTATACACATAAACAAAGGCTATAGTATTAGTAACAACAGGAAAACTACAATAACATATCTGAGACTATCAGATTGGAGAAAGATAAAGCACTATTACGATGCCAAAAGAGGCTCTCCCTTGTATATGCAAAACGGtgcttgattttttcttttaagcttTTCTTTCCAGCATATCTTTTCAAATTCTTCGTCCAGAGCTTCAGTAGACCAGCCAATTGCTTCCGAATTTGAGCAGGCGGTGAGGGCCAAACCTTGTGTATCAGATGTTCTTACATCTATTGCATATCTACTTGATTGATAGGAATGAACCTCATCTGTACGATGAACCCTCATGCCAGTAACGTAAGGAAACTGTACAAGCAACAAAATACTATGTTATGTTTACATTGACAAAATAAAAGGTTCATTTTTTTCAAGACTACAAAGATTAGATGGGTAAACATGCCtccatgtt
This Carya illinoinensis cultivar Pawnee chromosome 11, C.illinoinensisPawnee_v1, whole genome shotgun sequence DNA region includes the following protein-coding sequences:
- the LOC122281938 gene encoding uncharacterized protein LOC122281938, encoding MAKDVNGLVNMYRITGDDWDSWRDVAAHFDVTRDFSTASMIGAKGLLGKSWPDLDMLPLGWLTDPGSNEGPHRSCNLNPDEQRTQVTLWSMAKSPFMFGGDVRKLDESTYNAITNPTLLEINWFSSNNMEFPYVTGMRVHRTDEVHSYQSSRYAIDVRTSDTQGLALTACSNSEAIGWSTEALDEEFEKICWKEKLKRKNQAPFCIYKGEPLLASDEMMTYKQKYQGKLRLLSTDRRDFCLGASSNERLTAKEIKRGAFSPCRWETNQMWELNPNGTFVNGYSGLCATMKSVKAKVNSVGTRSWIATGSRGM